One Candidatus Zixiibacteriota bacterium DNA segment encodes these proteins:
- the hypD gene encoding hydrogenase formation protein HypD: MKYLDEYRDSQAALKYAEAITRITTKPWTIMEVCGGQTHAILKHGIDQLLPDKITLLHGPGCPVCVTPIDIIDKAITIALNDDVIFCSFGDMLRVPGSVKNLLSAKAEGGDIRVVYSPMDALTIAQNNPSKETVFFAIGFETTAPANAMTVYQAKQLALSNFSILNAQVLIPPAIETILSSPAGKVQGFLAAGHVCTIMGFAEYEKIALKYKVPITVTGFEPLDILQGIHMNIIQLEQGRAFVENQYARAVQRAGNIQAQKLMREVYKVVNRTWRGLGEIPDSGLTLADKYTEYDAENKFDISGLDSKESAECISGLILQGLKKPPECKAFGKRCTPENPLGATMVSSEGACAAYYRYRKVISNQNQ; encoded by the coding sequence TTGAAGTATCTCGATGAATACCGTGATTCTCAAGCCGCTTTAAAATATGCTGAGGCAATCACCCGGATAACTACCAAGCCCTGGACAATCATGGAGGTTTGCGGCGGGCAGACACACGCCATCTTGAAGCATGGCATCGACCAACTACTGCCCGATAAAATAACTCTGCTTCACGGGCCCGGCTGTCCGGTGTGTGTTACGCCTATAGATATTATCGACAAAGCAATCACGATAGCCTTGAATGATGATGTTATCTTCTGCTCTTTCGGTGATATGCTCAGAGTGCCGGGCAGCGTCAAGAATCTTTTATCGGCAAAAGCGGAGGGCGGCGATATCCGCGTAGTATATTCGCCTATGGATGCGTTAACAATAGCTCAAAATAATCCATCAAAAGAGACGGTATTCTTTGCCATCGGTTTTGAAACTACCGCGCCGGCTAATGCCATGACTGTTTATCAAGCCAAGCAGTTGGCGTTATCAAATTTCTCGATATTGAATGCTCAGGTATTGATTCCGCCAGCTATTGAAACGATATTATCGTCACCGGCAGGCAAGGTTCAGGGATTTTTAGCGGCCGGCCATGTCTGTACCATAATGGGATTCGCCGAATATGAAAAGATAGCCTTAAAGTATAAGGTTCCCATCACCGTAACGGGTTTTGAGCCGTTAGATATCCTGCAGGGCATTCATATGAACATAATTCAGCTTGAACAAGGTCGAGCTTTTGTCGAAAATCAATACGCGCGCGCAGTGCAAAGAGCAGGAAATATACAAGCTCAGAAATTAATGAGAGAAGTCTATAAGGTGGTCAATCGCACTTGGCGCGGCTTAGGAGAAATTCCCGACAGCGGTTTGACGCTGGCTGATAAATATACAGAGTATGATGCTGAGAACAAATTCGATATCTCCGGTCTCGATAGCAAAGAATCGGCGGAGTGTATAAGCGGGCTTATCCTACAGGGCCTGAAAAAGCCGCCGGAGTGTAAAGCCTTTGGCAAACGCTGTACGCCTGAAAATCCATTAGGCGCCACTATGGTTTCCTCTGAGGGAGCCTGCGCCGCCTATTATCGCTATCGAAAAGTTATAAGCAATCAAAATCAATAA
- a CDS encoding HypC/HybG/HupF family hydrogenase formation chaperone has protein sequence MCLAIPGKIISIENSESLMAAGKVSFGGVIKETNLAYVPQAQIGDYVIVHAGFAINIVDEKEAETVFDYLDQISKIELEDDNR, from the coding sequence ATGTGTCTGGCAATACCAGGTAAAATAATCAGTATTGAAAATAGCGAATCTTTGATGGCAGCGGGCAAGGTTAGTTTCGGAGGAGTGATTAAGGAAACAAATCTGGCTTATGTGCCGCAAGCGCAAATTGGCGATTATGTGATAGTCCACGCCGGTTTTGCTATAAACATCGTTGATGAAAAAGAAGCGGAAACAGTATTTGACTACCTTGATCAAATCTCTAAAATTGAACTTGAGGATGATAATCGTTGA